One part of the Mariniblastus fucicola genome encodes these proteins:
- a CDS encoding NAD(P)-dependent oxidoreductase, whose amino-acid sequence MEYKLTTPDETRIGWVGTGVMGLSMCRNLMEAGYQATIFSRTKAKAQTLLDAGATWADSPREVAEASDVSFAIVGMPEDVHSVFLGDEGLLAGASAGSIVVDMTTSKPELAVRIDEAAKAKSVAAIDAPVSGGDVGAKSGALSIMIGGEADAVAAVQPLFDVMGKTVVHQGPAGSGQHTKMVNQILVAAGMLGVCESLLYALKSGLDLQTVLKSVSSGAAGSWALSNLGPRIIEGNFDPGFFVEHFVKDLNIAFEESSRMGLKLRGLELARELYIELEKAGFGKDGTQALQKTLARDSGFEWPS is encoded by the coding sequence ATGGAATACAAACTGACAACTCCGGATGAAACGCGAATCGGTTGGGTTGGCACCGGCGTGATGGGATTGAGCATGTGCCGCAACCTGATGGAAGCTGGTTATCAAGCCACGATCTTCTCACGAACCAAAGCGAAAGCCCAAACTTTGCTCGACGCGGGTGCGACCTGGGCGGATTCACCGAGGGAAGTCGCCGAAGCGTCTGACGTTAGCTTTGCGATCGTCGGCATGCCCGAAGACGTTCACAGCGTTTTCCTGGGCGATGAAGGTTTGCTCGCTGGCGCGTCTGCCGGCAGCATCGTCGTGGATATGACAACCAGCAAGCCCGAGTTGGCGGTGCGAATCGACGAAGCCGCGAAAGCTAAATCCGTTGCGGCGATTGACGCGCCCGTTTCAGGAGGCGATGTCGGCGCGAAGAGCGGCGCGCTCTCTATTATGATCGGCGGCGAAGCAGATGCGGTCGCTGCGGTCCAACCGCTTTTCGATGTGATGGGCAAAACGGTTGTCCATCAGGGCCCGGCCGGTTCCGGCCAGCACACCAAAATGGTTAACCAGATTTTGGTCGCCGCAGGAATGTTGGGCGTCTGCGAGTCGCTGCTTTACGCGCTCAAATCGGGCTTGGATTTGCAGACCGTGTTGAAGTCCGTTAGCAGTGGCGCTGCAGGAAGTTGGGCGCTTTCGAACCTTGGCCCGCGGATCATCGAAGGCAATTTCGATCCTGGCTTTTTCGTCGAGCACTTCGTAAAGGATTTGAACATTGCGTTTGAGGAGTCCAGCCGAATGGGATTGAAGCTCCGCGGCCTGGAACTTGCCCGCGAGTTGTACATCGAATTGGAAAAAGCTGGCTTTGGCAAAGACGGCACGCAAGCGTTGCAGAAAACGTTGGCCCGGGATTCAGGTTTCGAATGGCCCAGCTAG
- a CDS encoding sulfotransferase family 2 domain-containing protein: MIVSNSRQFVFVHIFKTAGTSIKRAVRRYAMPSWHESANFVFKRIGVPQFGPPSRGDHVKACDLIGEIGRKQFDRLFSFAFVRNPWDWELSHFRHIRKHGSHPDHAEVSRLSGFADYVQWRCDGRFQTQESFLVHRGQTVVDFVGRFENLASDFGFVCQRLSIPFRLPKLNRTQQEDYRSAYEDRTRELVASTYASDINRFGYRFE, encoded by the coding sequence ATGATCGTTTCCAACTCCCGACAATTCGTGTTCGTGCACATCTTTAAAACCGCCGGCACCAGCATCAAGCGTGCGGTCCGCCGGTACGCAATGCCGTCGTGGCACGAATCGGCCAACTTTGTTTTCAAACGAATCGGCGTGCCCCAGTTCGGTCCGCCAAGTCGCGGCGATCACGTCAAAGCCTGTGACTTGATTGGCGAAATTGGCCGCAAGCAATTCGATCGACTGTTCAGTTTTGCGTTCGTGAGAAACCCCTGGGATTGGGAACTGTCCCACTTTCGGCATATCCGCAAACACGGTTCGCACCCGGACCACGCTGAAGTATCGCGGCTTTCAGGTTTCGCGGACTACGTTCAATGGCGTTGCGACGGTCGATTTCAAACTCAGGAATCATTCCTGGTTCACCGCGGCCAAACGGTCGTTGATTTCGTAGGTCGGTTCGAAAACCTTGCAAGCGATTTCGGATTCGTTTGTCAGCGACTGAGCATTCCTTTTCGATTGCCAAAATTGAATCGAACACAACAAGAAGACTACCGCTCGGCATACGAAGATCGGACTCGGGAATTGGTTGCGTCGACTTACGCGAGCGACATCAATCGATTCGGCTACCGCTTCGAGTAG
- the mnhG gene encoding monovalent cation/H(+) antiporter subunit G, producing the protein MIVLEIISWAFLIAGSFFSIVGGIGIVRLPEFFSRLHGGGITDTLGAGLILLGLCFQISSPFILAKLLMILFFLTISSPSSCHALARSALSQGVKPELDINTYESNCNN; encoded by the coding sequence ATGATCGTCCTCGAAATCATTTCATGGGCTTTTCTGATTGCCGGTTCGTTTTTCTCGATCGTTGGAGGAATCGGAATCGTCCGCTTGCCCGAATTTTTCTCGCGACTGCACGGCGGCGGCATCACCGATACGCTCGGCGCAGGGCTGATTTTGCTGGGGCTGTGCTTCCAGATCAGCAGCCCGTTCATTTTGGCAAAGCTGTTGATGATCCTGTTCTTTTTGACGATCAGCAGCCCAAGTTCCTGCCACGCGTTGGCTCGGTCGGCGTTGTCTCAGGGAGTCAAACCGGAACTCGACATCAACACCTACGAATCGAACTGTAACAACTAA
- a CDS encoding family 16 glycoside hydrolase: MKHFAILLVCLFQSLACAQQDAETLKLAAPISDHMVLQHGASTSVWGTAKPDSKVSVSFADQSVETETDGDGRWSVSLAPLEISTEPATLKVTSSEGETISVNDVLVGEVWMCSGQSNMAWTLQRTGDPMIDQIDLPLVRLFKTDSATSDTVQTDCGGDWKVAKPNTAADFSAVGFHFGRELHAELKVPVGLIDTSWGGKPVEAFTSREKLLTVEDAIPLVEEWDNTDANYDAAAAKSRFEAAMEKWKAKRDEIVANTKEGVKPKLPRRPQMQGQPKLDTRFPGAIYNQKVAPWTKYAVAGSIWYQGESNAGRAVQYESLLTALIEDWRAKWNNESMPFYIVQLANFKKPTDQPGIRSEWAELQHFQTRVAQSIPNCGIAVINDIGDTSNIHPKNKRDVGHRLALLALKKHYDKDLEVFSSPLYKSHSVADDHILVTLDHVGSGLKSRDGEELKRFEVAGSDMKWHWAKAEIVAKDTIKLSSAEAPQPVAARYAWAANPEGANLVNSGDLPASLFRTDTWPLKTQGRLTLRQPTQTERQMAQRGFTPLFNGRNLDGWRNPYDFGKAKVVNNEIHLTANKKFFLVTEKKFSDFVLFVEINLPEGQANSGVMFRCHVEPNRVYGYQAECDGSDRRWSAGLYDEGRRGWVWPSKEGRSNDKKMLEYAEESQAHFAKPEVRGALKRTDWNRYKITCKGNKISIELNGVKVTDVEDDTDAEGFIGIQHHGEKGQTYRFRNIFIKELK, translated from the coding sequence ATGAAACACTTTGCGATTCTCCTTGTTTGCCTCTTTCAATCTCTGGCTTGTGCCCAGCAAGATGCAGAGACGCTGAAGCTTGCGGCTCCAATTTCGGATCACATGGTTTTGCAACACGGCGCATCGACTTCCGTGTGGGGCACTGCCAAGCCGGATTCGAAAGTTTCGGTTTCGTTTGCCGACCAATCGGTCGAGACCGAGACAGATGGCGACGGGCGTTGGAGCGTTTCGCTTGCCCCGCTGGAAATTTCCACTGAACCGGCGACGCTGAAAGTGACTTCTTCGGAAGGCGAAACGATTTCTGTAAATGACGTTCTGGTTGGCGAAGTCTGGATGTGTTCCGGCCAGTCCAACATGGCGTGGACGCTGCAACGAACTGGCGATCCAATGATCGATCAGATTGACCTGCCGCTGGTCCGGCTTTTTAAAACAGATTCTGCCACTTCAGACACCGTTCAAACGGACTGTGGAGGTGACTGGAAGGTAGCCAAGCCAAACACCGCTGCGGATTTCTCGGCCGTCGGTTTTCACTTTGGTCGCGAACTACACGCAGAGTTGAAGGTCCCCGTTGGTTTGATCGATACGTCGTGGGGCGGAAAACCGGTAGAGGCATTCACCAGTCGCGAGAAACTGTTGACCGTTGAAGACGCAATTCCTCTGGTCGAAGAGTGGGACAACACGGACGCAAACTACGATGCCGCAGCCGCAAAATCCCGCTTCGAAGCGGCGATGGAGAAATGGAAAGCCAAGCGTGACGAGATCGTTGCCAATACGAAGGAAGGAGTGAAACCAAAGCTCCCGCGTCGACCGCAAATGCAGGGCCAGCCAAAACTGGACACTCGATTTCCCGGCGCAATCTACAACCAAAAAGTTGCTCCCTGGACAAAGTACGCGGTCGCGGGATCAATTTGGTATCAGGGAGAATCAAACGCGGGTCGAGCAGTGCAGTACGAGAGCTTGCTGACGGCTTTGATCGAAGATTGGCGAGCCAAATGGAACAACGAGAGCATGCCGTTCTACATCGTTCAATTGGCGAACTTCAAGAAACCGACCGACCAACCTGGAATTCGCAGCGAATGGGCTGAGCTGCAACATTTTCAGACGCGTGTGGCTCAGAGCATTCCAAACTGTGGCATCGCGGTGATCAATGACATCGGAGACACCAGCAACATTCACCCAAAAAACAAACGCGACGTAGGACATCGACTGGCATTGCTGGCGTTGAAAAAACACTACGACAAAGATTTGGAAGTCTTTTCTTCGCCGCTCTACAAAAGCCACAGCGTTGCGGACGATCACATTCTGGTCACGCTGGATCACGTTGGTTCCGGTTTGAAGTCGCGTGACGGCGAAGAACTGAAACGTTTCGAAGTCGCTGGCTCGGACATGAAGTGGCACTGGGCGAAGGCCGAGATCGTTGCCAAGGACACAATCAAGCTCAGCAGCGCCGAAGCGCCGCAACCCGTCGCTGCTCGCTATGCCTGGGCAGCGAATCCGGAAGGCGCAAACCTGGTGAACTCTGGCGATCTACCGGCTTCGCTTTTCCGAACCGATACATGGCCGTTGAAGACCCAAGGAAGATTGACGTTGAGACAGCCGACTCAAACGGAACGGCAAATGGCTCAACGTGGCTTCACGCCGCTTTTCAATGGCAGGAATTTGGACGGCTGGCGCAACCCTTACGATTTCGGAAAGGCCAAAGTCGTCAACAACGAGATCCATCTGACCGCCAACAAGAAATTCTTCCTTGTGACGGAAAAGAAGTTTTCTGATTTTGTTCTGTTTGTCGAAATCAATCTTCCGGAAGGCCAAGCCAACTCGGGCGTGATGTTTCGATGTCATGTTGAGCCCAACAGGGTCTACGGCTATCAGGCGGAATGCGATGGCTCGGATCGTCGTTGGTCGGCTGGACTGTACGACGAAGGTCGCCGCGGATGGGTTTGGCCCAGCAAGGAAGGGCGTTCCAATGACAAGAAAATGCTGGAGTACGCCGAAGAGTCACAGGCTCATTTCGCCAAGCCGGAAGTACGCGGCGCGCTCAAGCGAACGGACTGGAACCGTTACAAGATCACCTGCAAAGGCAACAAGATCTCGATCGAGCTTAACGGTGTGAAGGTTACGGACGTCGAAGACGACACCGATGCCGAGGGCTTCATCGGAATCCAGCATCACGGCGAGAAAGGCCAGACTTATCGGTTCCGCAACATCTTCATTAAAGAGCTGAAGTAA
- a CDS encoding prenyltransferase/squalene oxidase repeat-containing protein has translation MSNRSFAAACYDGGMEWKAKIEDGLRKVSQQLFDQRNANGHWTGELSSSALATATAVTAIAFYLEATGVEDQELQQQVDAGISWLVGQQNEDGGFGDTPLSHSNISTAMLAVASLHACGKAEQFTAEIERAQAYIDSKGGIAGLRTRYGNDKTFAVPILAHCAMAGILPWREVSALPFEAACVPQRFYNLMQLPVVSYAIPALVAIGQAKFVNDPPWDPVRKTIRRLCVEPSLRVLERMQPESGGFLEAVPLTSFVAMALVKCGRESHPVVEAGVEFLRESFRPSRGCGFQPQSFGGESGRLPLDAGVDVRSEQAIRSEGFQSLKSHGNPDDVTAGSRRYDEREDMQIAAAGSRNHEQGTWPIDTNLATWGTTLTVNALANDVDYFREQLSANKQTWKKCVDWILGCQTKNKHPFTGAQPGGFGWTDLSGSVPDADDTPGALIALRHFHDHADLWCEPDELSTMRAEIENSARAAVQWLLDLQNRDSGFPTFCTGWGKLPFDRSGSDITAHSIRGLIAWQDKFSDPKIQKSIDRGFRYLSKQQRPDGNWLPLWFGNQDTEDEINPWYGTAKVLLAYRDANLFDTEPARIGLEWIAGSQNEDGGWGGGKSLDWPTLHRTFRSEHSKPGDFGVLGTSSVEETALCTETLLHGVECDGLDQQTRQRLKIHATRGVQWLLDSIDLDCVSVHWPIGFYFAKLWYYEKMYPLVFATGALAKALKTISDSPQNDINQLHERDNPGGTRRNICC, from the coding sequence ATGTCAAATCGCAGTTTCGCCGCGGCGTGCTATGATGGCGGCATGGAATGGAAGGCAAAAATTGAAGATGGCTTGCGCAAGGTCAGCCAGCAACTGTTCGATCAGCGAAATGCGAACGGACACTGGACGGGCGAGTTATCGTCTTCGGCTCTCGCCACTGCCACGGCTGTCACGGCGATCGCATTTTATCTGGAAGCCACTGGCGTCGAGGATCAGGAGCTTCAACAGCAAGTCGACGCCGGGATTTCGTGGCTGGTTGGGCAGCAAAACGAAGACGGTGGATTTGGCGATACACCACTTAGCCACTCGAATATTTCGACTGCGATGCTGGCCGTTGCGTCCTTGCACGCCTGTGGCAAGGCCGAGCAGTTCACCGCGGAGATCGAGCGAGCTCAGGCCTACATCGACTCCAAAGGCGGGATCGCTGGCTTGCGTACGCGGTATGGAAACGACAAAACATTCGCCGTTCCAATTTTGGCTCACTGTGCGATGGCCGGTATCTTGCCGTGGCGTGAAGTCTCCGCCCTGCCCTTCGAGGCGGCTTGCGTGCCACAGCGTTTTTACAACCTGATGCAACTACCCGTGGTTAGCTACGCGATTCCTGCGCTGGTGGCGATCGGTCAGGCAAAATTCGTTAACGATCCGCCTTGGGATCCCGTGCGAAAGACGATTCGCAGGTTGTGCGTTGAGCCGAGTCTCCGAGTGCTTGAGCGGATGCAGCCGGAGAGCGGCGGGTTTTTGGAGGCCGTACCGCTGACGAGTTTCGTGGCGATGGCGTTGGTGAAGTGTGGGCGAGAAAGTCATCCGGTTGTTGAGGCCGGTGTTGAGTTTTTGCGTGAGTCGTTTCGCCCTAGCCGTGGTTGCGGCTTCCAGCCGCAATCGTTTGGTGGAGAGAGTGGCCGGTTGCCGTTGGATGCTGGGGTCGATGTGCGGTCGGAACAAGCCATTCGTAGCGAGGGCTTTCAGTCGTTGAAGTCGCACGGCAACCCGGATGATGTGACGGCTGGAAGCCGTCGCTACGACGAACGCGAGGACATGCAAATTGCTGCGGCTGGAAGCCGCAACCACGAACAGGGCACGTGGCCGATCGATACCAACCTCGCCACTTGGGGCACGACGCTCACCGTCAACGCGTTGGCCAACGATGTGGATTACTTTCGCGAGCAACTCTCCGCGAACAAGCAAACCTGGAAGAAATGCGTTGACTGGATTCTCGGCTGTCAGACAAAAAACAAACATCCCTTCACTGGCGCACAACCTGGCGGCTTTGGCTGGACTGATCTTTCCGGTTCCGTTCCCGACGCGGACGATACGCCAGGAGCCCTGATCGCACTGCGGCACTTCCATGACCATGCAGATTTGTGGTGCGAGCCCGACGAACTTTCTACCATGCGTGCTGAAATCGAAAACTCGGCTCGAGCCGCCGTTCAATGGCTGCTCGATCTGCAAAACCGCGATTCCGGCTTTCCAACATTCTGCACGGGTTGGGGAAAGCTGCCGTTTGATCGTAGCGGATCCGATATTACAGCCCACTCGATTCGGGGTCTGATTGCGTGGCAAGATAAATTTTCTGACCCGAAGATTCAGAAGTCGATTGACCGCGGATTCCGCTATTTGTCGAAACAACAGCGGCCGGATGGCAACTGGTTGCCGCTCTGGTTTGGGAACCAGGACACAGAAGACGAAATAAATCCGTGGTACGGGACGGCAAAAGTGCTCCTGGCGTACCGGGATGCGAATTTGTTCGATACCGAGCCCGCCAGAATTGGTTTAGAATGGATCGCTGGAAGTCAGAACGAAGACGGTGGCTGGGGCGGCGGAAAGTCGCTCGATTGGCCGACGCTTCATCGGACTTTCAGGTCGGAGCATTCGAAACCGGGAGACTTTGGCGTTCTCGGCACCAGTTCGGTCGAAGAGACCGCGTTGTGTACCGAGACTTTGCTTCACGGAGTCGAATGCGATGGGTTGGATCAGCAAACTCGCCAGCGGCTGAAAATTCACGCCACGCGCGGGGTTCAATGGTTGCTGGATTCGATCGATCTGGATTGTGTTTCAGTCCACTGGCCGATCGGATTTTACTTCGCCAAACTTTGGTACTACGAGAAAATGTATCCGCTGGTTTTTGCGACCGGCGCGTTGGCGAAAGCTTTGAAGACGATTAGCGACTCGCCACAAAACGATATCAATCAACTGCACGAACGAGACAATCCTGGTGGCACCCGAAGAAACATCTGTTGCTGA
- a CDS encoding polyprenyl synthetase family protein, which yields MVPDSKSLREHLRERCREIAVTLDRSNPPSKDELEAISRKILADENQPEGFLGWIMVVLSSVFWEDQIKGIPHSRRLFLLPHCLKHAEGCPADYDEFGLACKTCGACSIADFRGAAEELGYKVLVAEGSPIVLKIIVSGHVDAIVGVACLNVLEKAIDKIMLAGIPCMAVPLLSSDCRNTSVDEDWVEQMVRVPHAEVQTQTNSYIHLMRKASTLFEHDVLESLVPRVRGGKSLAESNGQGVGGLDPLAATEAIAYDFLTAGGKYSRPFITMAVYDAVTGGAATKSDGDKVIEGWDDSILHAAMSIETFHKASLVHDDIEDGDAFRYGDDTLHQKYGIPTAINVGDYLVGMGYRLVSRNRKTLGAETAADILDTLADSHQRLSEGQGTELIWRDAKDKCLKPIDALKIYALKTAPAFEAAIMSGLRLAGPTDDFASPVRAFARNLGVAFQILNDLKDWEHDDENKRSLGADLLGGRPTVLLALALEGLKDSQREELVSLLADDCEKSTETRLLRARHLFFEAGVFEKAYRLVDKHQQKAEEIADSIEPESLRRLFYYLVDTVLDRTTEVKPTIDITHLSYEEVLPIVNR from the coding sequence ATGGTGCCCGACAGCAAGTCATTGCGCGAGCACCTGCGAGAACGTTGTCGTGAGATTGCGGTGACGCTTGATCGCAGCAATCCGCCATCGAAAGATGAGCTCGAAGCAATCTCGCGAAAGATCCTTGCGGATGAGAATCAGCCGGAAGGATTTCTGGGTTGGATCATGGTCGTGCTCTCGAGCGTGTTCTGGGAAGACCAGATCAAAGGCATCCCGCACTCACGCCGTCTGTTTTTGCTGCCGCACTGCCTGAAGCACGCCGAAGGTTGTCCGGCCGATTACGACGAATTTGGTTTGGCTTGCAAGACCTGTGGAGCATGCAGCATCGCCGATTTCCGCGGCGCGGCGGAAGAGCTTGGTTATAAAGTTCTGGTCGCCGAAGGATCACCGATTGTTTTGAAGATCATTGTCAGCGGACACGTCGATGCGATCGTGGGCGTGGCATGTTTGAACGTGCTGGAAAAAGCCATCGACAAAATCATGTTGGCTGGAATTCCCTGCATGGCCGTGCCGCTGCTCTCCAGCGACTGCCGCAATACATCGGTCGACGAAGACTGGGTTGAGCAAATGGTTCGCGTGCCGCACGCCGAGGTGCAGACTCAGACCAACAGCTACATTCACTTGATGCGCAAAGCATCGACGCTGTTTGAACACGATGTGTTGGAGTCGCTGGTGCCTCGTGTTCGCGGCGGGAAATCGCTGGCGGAATCGAACGGCCAGGGTGTTGGCGGACTTGATCCGTTGGCTGCGACTGAAGCGATTGCTTATGATTTTTTGACCGCTGGCGGAAAATACTCTCGTCCGTTTATCACGATGGCGGTTTACGATGCCGTCACCGGTGGCGCGGCGACGAAGTCCGATGGCGATAAAGTCATCGAAGGCTGGGACGATTCAATTTTGCATGCCGCGATGTCGATTGAAACATTCCACAAAGCGTCGTTGGTTCACGACGATATCGAAGACGGTGATGCGTTCCGCTATGGCGATGATACGCTGCATCAAAAATACGGCATTCCGACGGCGATCAACGTGGGCGACTATCTGGTCGGCATGGGCTATCGTCTGGTTAGCCGAAATCGAAAAACACTGGGGGCTGAAACCGCGGCGGACATTCTTGATACGCTGGCGGATTCCCATCAACGGCTTTCCGAAGGCCAGGGCACGGAATTGATCTGGCGTGACGCGAAAGATAAATGTCTCAAGCCGATTGATGCGCTGAAGATCTACGCACTCAAGACCGCGCCGGCGTTCGAAGCCGCGATCATGAGCGGTTTGCGTTTGGCGGGTCCGACCGATGACTTTGCGAGCCCAGTGCGGGCTTTCGCCAGAAACCTTGGCGTTGCGTTTCAGATTTTGAACGATCTGAAAGACTGGGAGCATGACGACGAAAACAAGCGTTCGCTGGGAGCTGATTTGCTGGGCGGACGCCCGACCGTTTTGCTGGCACTGGCCCTGGAGGGTTTGAAAGATTCTCAGCGGGAAGAGCTGGTTTCTCTGCTGGCAGACGATTGCGAAAAGTCCACCGAAACCCGGTTGTTAAGGGCGCGGCATTTGTTCTTCGAGGCTGGCGTGTTCGAAAAAGCCTATCGGTTGGTCGACAAGCACCAGCAAAAAGCTGAGGAAATTGCGGATTCGATCGAACCCGAATCGCTTCGTCGGTTGTTCTATTACCTTGTGGACACGGTTTTGGATCGCACGACCGAAGTCAAGCCAACGATCGACATCACTCATTTGAGTTATGAAGAAGTTTTGCCGATTGTTAACAGGTAG
- a CDS encoding monovalent cation/H+ antiporter complex subunit F: protein MESGFMHYGYVACSLSILVTMTLALIRAMLGPTVFDRVLALNMFGTKTVLLICVVSFLTGRQDFIDVALLYSLMNFIGMVALLRFSQLGYFGETESESTEVSA from the coding sequence ATGGAATCGGGATTTATGCATTATGGCTACGTTGCCTGTTCGCTGTCCATTTTGGTCACGATGACGCTGGCTCTCATCCGTGCGATGCTGGGGCCGACGGTTTTTGATCGAGTCCTGGCATTGAACATGTTCGGGACGAAGACGGTGTTGCTGATTTGCGTCGTCAGCTTCCTCACCGGACGGCAGGACTTTATTGATGTGGCGCTGCTTTACAGTTTGATGAACTTCATCGGCATGGTGGCGTTGCTGAGATTTTCACAGCTGGGCTACTTCGGCGAAACGGAATCCGAAAGCACCGAGGTGTCCGCATGA
- a CDS encoding Na+/H+ antiporter subunit E: MKYTLTLGIAMAAVWYLWSGHNEPHLLIIGGLSVLLCLWIARRMGIVDEEGAPAELGIRPFTSYMPWLAKEIVVSNIEVTKTILSSDMKLKRNMIEVGANQKTALGRVILANSITLTPGTVSVQMENDRILVHALSFEGAEEDLSGEMDRRVCRLEGSKVPIHQNPNSDSEAS, translated from the coding sequence ATGAAATACACGCTGACTCTCGGCATCGCGATGGCAGCAGTCTGGTATCTCTGGTCGGGCCACAATGAACCGCACTTGCTGATCATTGGAGGCCTTTCGGTTTTGCTGTGTCTGTGGATTGCGCGGCGAATGGGGATTGTTGACGAAGAAGGCGCCCCGGCGGAACTCGGGATTCGTCCATTCACTTCGTACATGCCGTGGCTGGCGAAAGAGATCGTGGTCTCGAATATCGAAGTCACGAAAACGATCCTTTCGTCGGATATGAAGCTGAAGCGAAACATGATCGAAGTCGGCGCGAATCAGAAAACGGCGCTCGGGCGAGTCATCCTTGCGAATTCGATCACGCTGACTCCCGGGACCGTATCGGTGCAAATGGAAAACGATCGCATTCTGGTTCACGCGTTGTCGTTCGAAGGAGCCGAAGAAGATCTTTCCGGCGAAATGGATCGCCGAGTCTGCCGTTTGGAAGGCAGCAAAGTCCCGATCCACCAGAACCCGAATTCTGACAGCGAGGCGAGCTGA
- a CDS encoding M48 family metalloprotease, giving the protein MSLLIAIVILLSILWGEVHTSSESSNTLATAFMTALLTGVAPGFAAIQMCIGRSRHRNERSSDWFPRFRTMVVAHSIVWTVASISIAVWIQWLDVVHATAWSETIPLADELLLIAPALIGLIGSWAIFIFAAPDGTLKKSKTRTSIFRLWLRMQVVMVTAPILFAFLVTDCFALVVRSELSPTGQTLLWGVAGIIITASTLFYPQLMLLVWSTKRMEDPELKSRMDNLFLRSGLRPRKVHIWQTNDSIVNAAAVGIVPGTEVVLVSDLLLKKFSPQEVDAIVLHEIGHIRHRHCIRRIAMVLIPLFLLAIDHASGIGLHAGIASSDLLARSVGALTPFLPAVGFMVYSLVISRTIFRSMEFEADQFAIESLHKIKKHSSSEQYVTAADAVLTALEKMAVIYPRLVDRRSGLHPSIRQRLAFAIEAQSRFAEQIQSDNSRPVPPPKSISLDPITAK; this is encoded by the coding sequence TCGCTCCTGGATTTGCGGCGATTCAAATGTGCATCGGCCGCAGCCGCCACCGAAACGAGCGATCAAGCGACTGGTTCCCCCGATTCCGCACCATGGTCGTTGCTCATTCTATCGTGTGGACCGTGGCTTCCATTTCTATCGCTGTCTGGATTCAATGGTTGGATGTCGTTCACGCGACCGCATGGAGTGAAACAATTCCCCTGGCCGACGAGTTGCTGTTGATTGCGCCGGCTTTGATTGGGCTGATCGGATCCTGGGCCATTTTCATTTTCGCTGCGCCGGACGGGACACTGAAAAAAAGCAAAACGAGAACCAGTATTTTTCGACTGTGGCTGCGGATGCAAGTCGTCATGGTGACGGCACCGATTCTGTTTGCTTTCCTGGTGACCGATTGCTTTGCCCTGGTGGTGCGAAGTGAATTGTCGCCGACGGGGCAGACGTTGTTGTGGGGTGTCGCCGGAATCATCATCACGGCGTCGACGCTTTTCTATCCGCAACTGATGCTGCTGGTTTGGTCAACAAAACGAATGGAAGACCCTGAACTGAAATCGCGAATGGACAACCTGTTTCTTCGCTCCGGCTTGCGTCCAAGGAAAGTTCACATCTGGCAGACCAATGACTCGATCGTCAACGCGGCGGCTGTCGGAATCGTCCCGGGCACGGAAGTTGTACTCGTCAGCGACTTGCTGCTGAAAAAGTTCTCACCGCAAGAAGTCGATGCGATCGTGCTGCATGAAATCGGGCACATTCGACACCGACATTGCATTCGGCGAATCGCGATGGTGCTGATTCCGTTGTTCCTTCTGGCGATCGACCATGCATCCGGTATTGGATTGCACGCCGGGATTGCGTCCAGCGATCTGCTTGCCCGCAGCGTCGGGGCGTTGACTCCCTTTCTGCCTGCTGTCGGATTCATGGTTTATTCGTTGGTTATCTCGCGAACCATTTTCCGCAGCATGGAGTTCGAGGCCGACCAGTTCGCGATCGAATCGCTCCATAAAATAAAGAAGCATTCGTCCTCCGAACAATACGTGACAGCAGCCGACGCGGTGCTCACGGCGCTCGAAAAAATGGCGGTGATCTACCCACGACTGGTGGATCGACGAAGCGGGCTGCATCCTTCGATTCGCCAGCGATTGGCGTTCGCAATCGAAGCTCAATCGCGATTCGCCGAACAAATTCAGTCCGACAATTCGCGGCCCGTTCCGCCGCCGAAGAGCATTTCTCTTGACCCGATCACGGCGAAATGA